The proteins below are encoded in one region of Thermococcus peptonophilus:
- the thiI gene encoding tRNA uracil 4-sulfurtransferase ThiI, whose amino-acid sequence MIIVRYGEIALKGGKRREFERKLRNNILATLKRKGIEGKARIVRGRILVDAPDEAAEIIAKVPGVVSVSPARVMEYREVPAYLGEALKGLNPKSFKVETRRLDKTFLKTSMEVNREIGAFIVENFGWKVDLENPELTVGIEIISGKTYVFFEKMPGVGGLPVGTQGKVVVLLSGGIDSPVAAFLMLKRGAEITALHFDQGTNARSVVEKVVDILEDYSPEPIELIVENHFEVLKPYVSALAKAKLREWTCVVCKVAMLRRAAEIAREKGALGIVTGDSLGQVASQTLANLYFETMSVNFPVHRPLLGMDKEEIVAIARRIGTYQAFLEYPYCDCPFRPERVVAGGKLKEFQRVLAALEEAGLRG is encoded by the coding sequence ACATACTGGCTACCCTAAAGAGGAAAGGAATTGAGGGGAAGGCGAGAATTGTGAGGGGCAGGATACTCGTTGATGCACCCGATGAGGCGGCGGAGATAATCGCCAAAGTCCCCGGGGTAGTGTCGGTCTCTCCAGCGAGGGTCATGGAGTACAGGGAGGTTCCGGCTTACCTGGGGGAGGCCCTCAAAGGCTTAAACCCGAAGAGCTTCAAAGTGGAAACGCGGAGGCTCGACAAGACCTTTCTGAAGACCTCGATGGAGGTAAACCGCGAGATAGGGGCCTTCATCGTCGAGAACTTCGGGTGGAAGGTCGATCTTGAGAACCCTGAGCTTACGGTGGGCATCGAAATAATCTCGGGCAAGACCTACGTCTTCTTTGAGAAGATGCCCGGAGTTGGCGGCCTGCCCGTTGGGACGCAGGGAAAGGTTGTGGTGCTCCTGAGCGGCGGCATAGATTCCCCGGTGGCCGCTTTCCTCATGCTCAAGCGGGGGGCGGAGATAACGGCCCTCCACTTCGACCAGGGGACCAACGCGAGGAGCGTAGTTGAGAAGGTCGTCGACATACTGGAGGACTACTCACCCGAGCCAATAGAGCTCATCGTGGAGAACCACTTTGAAGTCCTCAAACCCTACGTCTCCGCGCTGGCAAAGGCGAAACTCCGCGAGTGGACGTGCGTTGTCTGCAAGGTGGCAATGCTAAGGCGTGCTGCGGAGATAGCGAGGGAGAAGGGCGCCCTGGGCATAGTCACCGGAGATAGCCTCGGCCAGGTTGCCTCTCAAACCCTTGCCAACCTCTACTTTGAGACCATGAGCGTGAACTTTCCAGTCCACAGACCGCTCCTCGGGATGGACAAGGAGGAGATAGTCGCGATAGCCAGGAGGATCGGAACGTACCAAGCTTTCCTCGAGTATCCCTACTGTGACTGTCCCTTCAGGCCTGAGAGGGTCGTGGCAGGGGGCAAACTCAAGGAGTTCCAGCGCGTTCTGGCGGCACTTGAAGAGGCAGGGTTGAGAGGGTGA